In Hyperolius riggenbachi isolate aHypRig1 chromosome 10, aHypRig1.pri, whole genome shotgun sequence, a genomic segment contains:
- the LOC137534987 gene encoding C3a anaphylatoxin chemotactic receptor-like isoform X1 has translation MHLTYREEILSPRSSYIVNTTGAGIVLYIRRQSIKMSQENNDPKFTMIKNQEHVFTILIFTITTLVGIPGNLMVLWVTGMRMKKTVTTVWYRNLALADIICCLVFPFIIPLFIYGKWIYGGTLCKILPSVHILNMFASVFTLMAISIDRCILVVRPVWAQNHRNLWMARMICVAIWVLSFLMCLPGVLYRRIFTENNTTQCGYGREIYNNESNISDQMHVTYPKATVHFTRTIFGFLIPFCIIFVSYAYLSNKLKNSRLLKVQQKTTKVVFVIIIAFCVTWAPYHIMSVIVLYTEKNRVVAYLVLLSRALATFNSCMNPVIYVFMGKDGKSRVRHSIRRVMENAFAEEVSKRTNPSGTRISTDESANSVV, from the exons ATGCATCTGACATACAGAGAAGAGATCCTAAGTCCCAGGTCCTCATATATTGTAAACACTACTGGCGCGGGAATTGTGCTGTACATCAGAAGACAG agtataAAAATGTCACAAGAAAACAATGATCCAAAATTTACCATGATAAAGAACCAAGAACATGTCTTCACCATCCTGATATTCACAATCACCACTCTTGTCGGGATTCCTGGCAATCTTATGGTCCTTTGGGTTAccggaatgagaatgaagaagacAGTAACCACCGTTTGGTACAGGAACCTTGCTCTAGCCGATATCATTTGCTGTCTGGTTTTCCCATTCATCATCCCTTTGTTCATATATGGCAAATGGATTTATGGTGGTACCCTTTGCAAGATTTTACCTTCCGTCCACATCCTCAACATGTTTGCCAGCGTTTTCACCCTGATGGCCATTAGCATTGACCGTTGCATCTTGGTTGTCCGGCCTGTGTGGGCTCAAAATCACCGCAACCTATGGATGGCAAGGATGATATGCGTAGCAATTTGGGTGTTATCCTTCTTGATGTGTCTGCCTGGTGTGCTCTACCGGAGAATTTTCACCGAAAATAACACTACGCAATGTGGTTATGGTCGTGAAATCTACAATAATGAATCCAATATCAGCGATCAGATGCATGTGACTTATCCAAAAGCTACAGTTCATTTCACACGCACAATTTTTGGTTTTCTGATTCCATTCTGCATCATTTTTGTTTCTTACGCCTATCTATCCAATAAATTAAAAAACAGCAGATTACTAAAGGTGCAGCAGAAAACAACAAAAGTGGTATTTGTCATCATAATAGCATTTTGTGTAACCTGGGCTCCATACCACATAATGAGTGTGATTGTATTGTACACTGAGAAGAACAGAGTAGTCGCCTATCTAGTCCTTCTCTCGCGGGCTTTGGCCACCTTCAACAGTTGTATGAACCCCGTAATTTATGTCTTCATGGGGAAGGATGGGAAAAGCAGAGTGCGACACTCTATTCGTCGGGTGATGGAAAATGCATTTGCGGAAGAGGTGTCGAAAAGAACCAATCCGAGTGGGACCAGAATctcaactgatgaaagtgcaaacTCAGTGGTCTAG
- the LOC137534987 gene encoding C3a anaphylatoxin chemotactic receptor-like isoform X2, translating into MPQSIKMSQENNDPKFTMIKNQEHVFTILIFTITTLVGIPGNLMVLWVTGMRMKKTVTTVWYRNLALADIICCLVFPFIIPLFIYGKWIYGGTLCKILPSVHILNMFASVFTLMAISIDRCILVVRPVWAQNHRNLWMARMICVAIWVLSFLMCLPGVLYRRIFTENNTTQCGYGREIYNNESNISDQMHVTYPKATVHFTRTIFGFLIPFCIIFVSYAYLSNKLKNSRLLKVQQKTTKVVFVIIIAFCVTWAPYHIMSVIVLYTEKNRVVAYLVLLSRALATFNSCMNPVIYVFMGKDGKSRVRHSIRRVMENAFAEEVSKRTNPSGTRISTDESANSVV; encoded by the coding sequence agtataAAAATGTCACAAGAAAACAATGATCCAAAATTTACCATGATAAAGAACCAAGAACATGTCTTCACCATCCTGATATTCACAATCACCACTCTTGTCGGGATTCCTGGCAATCTTATGGTCCTTTGGGTTAccggaatgagaatgaagaagacAGTAACCACCGTTTGGTACAGGAACCTTGCTCTAGCCGATATCATTTGCTGTCTGGTTTTCCCATTCATCATCCCTTTGTTCATATATGGCAAATGGATTTATGGTGGTACCCTTTGCAAGATTTTACCTTCCGTCCACATCCTCAACATGTTTGCCAGCGTTTTCACCCTGATGGCCATTAGCATTGACCGTTGCATCTTGGTTGTCCGGCCTGTGTGGGCTCAAAATCACCGCAACCTATGGATGGCAAGGATGATATGCGTAGCAATTTGGGTGTTATCCTTCTTGATGTGTCTGCCTGGTGTGCTCTACCGGAGAATTTTCACCGAAAATAACACTACGCAATGTGGTTATGGTCGTGAAATCTACAATAATGAATCCAATATCAGCGATCAGATGCATGTGACTTATCCAAAAGCTACAGTTCATTTCACACGCACAATTTTTGGTTTTCTGATTCCATTCTGCATCATTTTTGTTTCTTACGCCTATCTATCCAATAAATTAAAAAACAGCAGATTACTAAAGGTGCAGCAGAAAACAACAAAAGTGGTATTTGTCATCATAATAGCATTTTGTGTAACCTGGGCTCCATACCACATAATGAGTGTGATTGTATTGTACACTGAGAAGAACAGAGTAGTCGCCTATCTAGTCCTTCTCTCGCGGGCTTTGGCCACCTTCAACAGTTGTATGAACCCCGTAATTTATGTCTTCATGGGGAAGGATGGGAAAAGCAGAGTGCGACACTCTATTCGTCGGGTGATGGAAAATGCATTTGCGGAAGAGGTGTCGAAAAGAACCAATCCGAGTGGGACCAGAATctcaactgatgaaagtgcaaacTCAGTGGTCTAG
- the LOC137534987 gene encoding C3a anaphylatoxin chemotactic receptor-like isoform X3 — MSQENNDPKFTMIKNQEHVFTILIFTITTLVGIPGNLMVLWVTGMRMKKTVTTVWYRNLALADIICCLVFPFIIPLFIYGKWIYGGTLCKILPSVHILNMFASVFTLMAISIDRCILVVRPVWAQNHRNLWMARMICVAIWVLSFLMCLPGVLYRRIFTENNTTQCGYGREIYNNESNISDQMHVTYPKATVHFTRTIFGFLIPFCIIFVSYAYLSNKLKNSRLLKVQQKTTKVVFVIIIAFCVTWAPYHIMSVIVLYTEKNRVVAYLVLLSRALATFNSCMNPVIYVFMGKDGKSRVRHSIRRVMENAFAEEVSKRTNPSGTRISTDESANSVV, encoded by the coding sequence ATGTCACAAGAAAACAATGATCCAAAATTTACCATGATAAAGAACCAAGAACATGTCTTCACCATCCTGATATTCACAATCACCACTCTTGTCGGGATTCCTGGCAATCTTATGGTCCTTTGGGTTAccggaatgagaatgaagaagacAGTAACCACCGTTTGGTACAGGAACCTTGCTCTAGCCGATATCATTTGCTGTCTGGTTTTCCCATTCATCATCCCTTTGTTCATATATGGCAAATGGATTTATGGTGGTACCCTTTGCAAGATTTTACCTTCCGTCCACATCCTCAACATGTTTGCCAGCGTTTTCACCCTGATGGCCATTAGCATTGACCGTTGCATCTTGGTTGTCCGGCCTGTGTGGGCTCAAAATCACCGCAACCTATGGATGGCAAGGATGATATGCGTAGCAATTTGGGTGTTATCCTTCTTGATGTGTCTGCCTGGTGTGCTCTACCGGAGAATTTTCACCGAAAATAACACTACGCAATGTGGTTATGGTCGTGAAATCTACAATAATGAATCCAATATCAGCGATCAGATGCATGTGACTTATCCAAAAGCTACAGTTCATTTCACACGCACAATTTTTGGTTTTCTGATTCCATTCTGCATCATTTTTGTTTCTTACGCCTATCTATCCAATAAATTAAAAAACAGCAGATTACTAAAGGTGCAGCAGAAAACAACAAAAGTGGTATTTGTCATCATAATAGCATTTTGTGTAACCTGGGCTCCATACCACATAATGAGTGTGATTGTATTGTACACTGAGAAGAACAGAGTAGTCGCCTATCTAGTCCTTCTCTCGCGGGCTTTGGCCACCTTCAACAGTTGTATGAACCCCGTAATTTATGTCTTCATGGGGAAGGATGGGAAAAGCAGAGTGCGACACTCTATTCGTCGGGTGATGGAAAATGCATTTGCGGAAGAGGTGTCGAAAAGAACCAATCCGAGTGGGACCAGAATctcaactgatgaaagtgcaaacTCAGTGGTCTAG